The genomic region AAAAATATGCTGGAATTATAAAGGAAAAAACAAACGGTAACGTTGATATACAAATTTATCCAGGTGGAGAAATACTTATGGGAGACGAAGGCATTGAAGCAGTCATGGCTAATGCGGCAGTGATTTCCTTTAATGATCTAGATGTCATGGCTGATTATGTTCCGGAATTCAGTTCAGTGTGTGCAGCTTTTCTTTGGGATGGCGCAACTACAATGGAAAACTTTGCTAAGACAGAGACATATGACAAACTTATTAGGATCGGTGATAAAAAAGGGGTTCATGTAATCGCAGGCACATTCTGTGTTGGATCAAGAAATATCTTTGCCGGCGGAACAGAAGTATATGATGTAGCAGATGCAGCGAAACTCAATATTAGAATTCCTAATGTTTCATCATATGTTGATACATTCAATGCATTCGGTGCGAACTATTCGGCAATCAGTTGGTCAGCAGGAGTCACAGCATGTGAAACGGGTATGCTTAATGGTGCGGAGTGTACAGTTCAACGAGCTGCCGTTTCCGGTTTAGCACAAATCCTTAAAAATCCGGTTTATTCGATGATTAAGTGGAGAAATGCCATGGTTGGCCTTTACTGTGGCGCTGGTTTTTGGAATACACTCCCAATTGAATATAGAACTATCATAACGGAAGAATTTACAAAATGCGCTCATGAAACCAATAAAATGATTGAAGCTGAAGAAGATGGTTATCTACAAAGTCTCAAAAATCAAGGTGTAAAGATTATTCCTTATGAAGATATAAACATAGAATCTTTTAAAACGGCTGCTCGTTCTGTTAATGAGAAATTTCCTATGTTTTCAGAAGTATCTTTAGCAGTTGGGAAAATTCAGTCATCTAAGTAAATCATGGTAATAAAGGGGCATTATGTAAATATCTGTGATGTCCCTTTTTAAATGAGGAGGAAAGCTGAATGTTCAGCAAAATCAAGACAAACAAAAAAACAGTGCTTGATGTATTGGACACATTGGAAAATATTATTGGAGTATCCATGTTTTTCATGATGATTATGTTTCTTGTGTTTAATGTTTGCTCTTGGTGGTTTGCGAAGAAGCGTTTCGGTCAACTTGAAGAAGCGGTAACGGCTTGCCTTGTTTGGATTTCTTATATAAACATGGGATCGCACTACAGGAGAAAGCAGCATATTAGAGTTGATTTCTTACTTACAAAATTTTCTTTAAGGAATCAAAAAATTGCTGACATAATCAATGATATTTTTACATTTATAATTGGAATGGTGGTCTTTTATTTTGGATCGAAACTTATGTTAAGATCTAGAAATAAATATACTGGGGTTCTTAAGATTTGTTATTTATGGATAGATCTTGGACTTGTGATAGGGTTTGGTAATCTATTATTCAATATTATTTACCGGTATTTGCCACATAAGAAAACAAAAGTCGTAAAAATTCTAAAGGAGGAATAACAATGGTTTATATCCCCTTCATACTGGCATTTGTCTTACTTTTTGCAGGTATTCCTGTAGGTCTTGCGCTTCTTACATCCGGTCTCATATATTTCGGGTTTATGTCAACTACTCTACCTTTAACAAGTATTATACAGAATATGATACAGAACTGTATGTCCACAGGCCTTTTAACAATACCTATGTTTCTATTTATGGGCACTGTAATGAACTATTGCGGACTTACAGGAAGACTTTTGGACTGGTGCAATGCTCTTGTCGGCCATAAAAAGGGCGGTCTTGCCCAGGTTAACGTTCTTCTTTCGACGGTTAATGGTGGTATTTGTGGTTCCTCAGGTGCTGATGCTGCAATGCAGTGTAAAATTCTTGTTCCCGAAATGGTGAAGAAAGGATATCCTATTGCTTTTGCAACTGCAGTTACAGCGGCATCCGGCCTTATTGCTCCGATGATTCCGCCAGGAAATGCTCTAATCCTTTATTCAACGATGACGGATACTTCTTGTGTCAGGATGTTTATGGCAGGCTATATTCCGGGAATCCTCATGTGTATAGCTGAAATGATAACAGTTTCTGTGATTTGTAGGAAAAATGGATATCAGAGCCGTTCCGATCGAGCTTCAATAAAGGAAATATTTATTCAGACAAAAAATGCCTTTTGGGCGATAGTAGCAATTTTCCTCCTAATTGTAGGGCTTCGATTTGGATTTTTCAATGTTCATGAAGGTGCCGTAGTTACAAGTGCGCTTTGTATTATTGTCGGTCTTTTTATATATAAGACGCTCACGATAAAAGAAATCCCAAAAATGTTTCTCGAAGCATTCCATACCACTAGCAATATTATGATTATGCTCATGGGTTCAATGGTATTTGGTTTTTATCTCACATGGGCTAGAATTCCTCAAAACTTGGCTATACTGATAATGACGATAAGTTCTAATAAGTATATTTTCATGATTATGGCATGTGGTCTTATGCTAATCATGGGAATGTTTATGGATGGAACAGCTATGCTAATGATAGTTACTCCTCTTTTGTATCCTATATCAATGAAATATGAGATCAACGTCATACACTTAGGTATTATAGAACTTATATGCGGCTACATTGGATCCCTAACCCCTCCTGTTGGCGGTGTAATGTATACGTGTTGTAATATTACAAAGGTTTCGATTCCGGATTTTTTTAATGCTGTGAAACCTTTTATATTTGCGCTTATAATTGTATTACTTTTTGTAGTATTCATCCCACAGATTTCAACATTGCTTCCAGAGATAGTATATGGTCCAATTTAGATAGGAGAAAAAATTATGATGCTTTCAGGACCCATGTCTGCGATGAGGCCTGGTTTTGGCGATGAAAAATCAATAACGCTTATGGCTGCGGCAGGTTTCGATGCAATTGATTATACATTTAATGAAATGTATATGCGGGAAAATGTATGGAACCAAGCTAACTGGAGAGAATATGCAATAAAACTCGTCCGTAAAGCTAATGAATGTAAAATATGTTTCAATCAAGCACATGCTCCGTTTCTATTTAATTGGGAAAAGAACGGAGAAATGGAGAATTGGATTTTACCTACAATAAAGCATTCTTTCGAATGTGCAGCGTCTCTTGGAATTCCGCATATGATTGTCCATCCAATCCATCATATAAAGTATAAGGGGAACGAAAAATATCTCTGGGATTGGAATATGGAATACTATAAAGAATTAATTTCGGTTGCAAAAAATACTGGTGTACAGATAGCCTTGGAGAATATGTTACAGCTTGATGAAAAAAGAGGATGTATTGTGCCTGATGTTTTTGCAAAGCCTCAGGAATATGTCGCTTTTTATGATGCTTTGGCTAGTGATGAAATTATAGCATGTGTGGATATAGGACATTCGGGGCCTACAGGGGAGGACCCTGTAGAACTTTTGAAAATTCTTGGATCAAGGGTAAGGGCTATACATGTGCATGATAACTGTTTTAGAAATGATGATCACTTTCTTCCCTACATGGGAAAAATTGATTGGGAAGCAGTAACCAAAACTCTTGCCGATATAGACTATAAAGGCGATTTTACTTTTGAAGTCACAAATTTTCTAAAACACTATTATCCGGAGCCTTTAATCAGTTCTGCCCTTAAATTTGAACATGATGTTGGAAGATATCTCATCTCAAGAATAGAGGCCTATAAAAGATAAAGCAACGAAATCCGGTTTAAAAAAACGGTTGTCTCAGACAAGTATCGAATAAGTAATGGGAAATAAGGAAAAATGGAACTTACGTTAAAAGGAATTAAAAATAATGGCGAATGGCAGAAAGCTGAAATCGAACTTCCAGCATATGATGTTAGAAAGATTATAGAAAAAACTATAGAAGCGCCTAGATGGGTTCATTTTGGTATTGGGAATATTTTTCGGATCTTCATAGGAGGGATAGCAGATTCTCTCCTTGAACAAGGAGAACTCGACAGGGGGCTCACATGTGTAGAATCCTTTGATTATGATATTGTAGATAAAATTTGTATACCGTTTGATAATCTTGCATTGAGTGTGATCCTTAATGGAGACGGGACACAGGACAAAAGAGTTTTGGGTTCTTTTGCAGAAGTTGTAAAGGCCAAAAGCGATGACAAAAAGGCTTGGAATCGTCTCAAGGAAATTTTTTCTTCAAAAGATCTTCAGATTATTTCATTCACAATCACTGAAAAGGGTTATCAGCTTAGAAAGACAAATGGAGACCTTTTTAAGATATCAGAAGATGATATTGCTAACGGTCCGGAAAAGGTCATAGGTACCATGGCAATAGTGACAGCAATGCTTTTTGAGAGATTTTTGAAAAATGCAGCACCAATAGCGCTTGTATCAATGGATAATTGTTCCCAGAATGGTATAAAGCTTAGAGAGCCGATTATTGAGATAGCTTACGAATGGTTTAAAAGGGGATTTGTTACAGAAGAATTTGTAGCATATGTAAAGGATGATAAAAAAGTTTCTTTCCCTTGGACAATGATAGATAAAATCACACCAAGGCCCAGCAAAAAA from Treponema parvum harbors:
- a CDS encoding sugar phosphate isomerase/epimerase family protein; this translates as MMLSGPMSAMRPGFGDEKSITLMAAAGFDAIDYTFNEMYMRENVWNQANWREYAIKLVRKANECKICFNQAHAPFLFNWEKNGEMENWILPTIKHSFECAASLGIPHMIVHPIHHIKYKGNEKYLWDWNMEYYKELISVAKNTGVQIALENMLQLDEKRGCIVPDVFAKPQEYVAFYDALASDEIIACVDIGHSGPTGEDPVELLKILGSRVRAIHVHDNCFRNDDHFLPYMGKIDWEAVTKTLADIDYKGDFTFEVTNFLKHYYPEPLISSALKFEHDVGRYLISRIEAYKR
- the dctP gene encoding TRAP transporter substrate-binding protein DctP yields the protein MKKAVMGFFVTVLITTALFAQGGVDGTNKKSGKVYEIKLVTSNGSEDINVKMFKKYAGIIKEKTNGNVDIQIYPGGEILMGDEGIEAVMANAAVISFNDLDVMADYVPEFSSVCAAFLWDGATTMENFAKTETYDKLIRIGDKKGVHVIAGTFCVGSRNIFAGGTEVYDVADAAKLNIRIPNVSSYVDTFNAFGANYSAISWSAGVTACETGMLNGAECTVQRAAVSGLAQILKNPVYSMIKWRNAMVGLYCGAGFWNTLPIEYRTIITEEFTKCAHETNKMIEAEEDGYLQSLKNQGVKIIPYEDINIESFKTAARSVNEKFPMFSEVSLAVGKIQSSK
- a CDS encoding TRAP transporter small permease; protein product: MFSKIKTNKKTVLDVLDTLENIIGVSMFFMMIMFLVFNVCSWWFAKKRFGQLEEAVTACLVWISYINMGSHYRRKQHIRVDFLLTKFSLRNQKIADIINDIFTFIIGMVVFYFGSKLMLRSRNKYTGVLKICYLWIDLGLVIGFGNLLFNIIYRYLPHKKTKVVKILKEE
- a CDS encoding TRAP transporter large permease encodes the protein MVYIPFILAFVLLFAGIPVGLALLTSGLIYFGFMSTTLPLTSIIQNMIQNCMSTGLLTIPMFLFMGTVMNYCGLTGRLLDWCNALVGHKKGGLAQVNVLLSTVNGGICGSSGADAAMQCKILVPEMVKKGYPIAFATAVTAASGLIAPMIPPGNALILYSTMTDTSCVRMFMAGYIPGILMCIAEMITVSVICRKNGYQSRSDRASIKEIFIQTKNAFWAIVAIFLLIVGLRFGFFNVHEGAVVTSALCIIVGLFIYKTLTIKEIPKMFLEAFHTTSNIMIMLMGSMVFGFYLTWARIPQNLAILIMTISSNKYIFMIMACGLMLIMGMFMDGTAMLMIVTPLLYPISMKYEINVIHLGIIELICGYIGSLTPPVGGVMYTCCNITKVSIPDFFNAVKPFIFALIIVLLFVVFIPQISTLLPEIVYGPI